In Poecilia reticulata strain Guanapo unplaced genomic scaffold, Guppy_female_1.0+MT scaffold_260, whole genome shotgun sequence, one DNA window encodes the following:
- the LOC103460582 gene encoding gastrula zinc finger protein XlCGF7.1-like isoform X2, producing the protein MTSAQHLRDFIRERLTAAAAEIFSEVEKTIICYEEELDAQRRMMGINWKPEIKLIRIGSELQRQSSDLQQHVWKDEKDPMQNLQNGPDETSSLDLEEPEASPVKTERGELCSRQDGEQLQPVSPLQTPRHQGSEPNAEECQNYSSLTCDVCGKTFKSKYNSQVHHRMHLGLKPFVCTICGKGFSQKTHLKGHISVHTGEWPFYCKICGRGCVDRRRLNNHMRTHCGEKSFTCEICGIGFTLLSSLNSHLRKHNRETLFSCPTCGQIFTRKISLRAHMWVHTGEKPFSCTECGVKFSTANGMYRHKKSHKDEETNLVSVEEN; encoded by the exons ATGACTTCCGCTCAGCATCTGAGAGATTTTATCAGAGAGAgactaactgctgctgcagcagaaatctTCTCAGAGGTGGAAAAAACCATCATCTGCTACGAGGAGGAGCTCGATGCTCAGCGCAGGATGATGGGGATCAACTGGAAACCAGAGATCAAACTCATCAGAATCGGTtcggagctgcagagacaaagtTCTG ACCTACAGCAACATGTCTGGAAGGATGAGAAGGATCCGATGCAGAACCTCCAAAACGGTCCTGATGAGACCTCCAGTCTGGACCTGGAGGAACCAGAAGCTTCACCGGTTAAAACTGAACGGGGTGAACTCTGCAGCAGACAGGATggagagcagctgcagcctgtCAGCCCTCTGCAGACGCCCCGTCATCAGGGGTCAGAACCAAACGCTGAAGAATGTCAGAACTACTCGTCCTTAACATGTGATGTTTGTGGGAAAACCTTTAAATCCAAGTATAATTCTCAGGTGCATCACAGAATGCACTTGGGTttgaagccatttgtttgtacAATATGTGGAAAAGGCTTCTCtcaaaaaactcatttaaaggGCCACATAAGCGTCCACACAGGTGAGTGGCcgttttattgcaaaatatgtGGCAGAGGTTGTGTTGACCGTCGGCGTCTGAATAATCACATGAGGACCCACTGCGGGGAGAAGTCATTCACCTGTGAAATATGTGGGATCGGCTTCACCCTGCTGAGCTCGTTGAACTCCCACCTGAGGAAACACAACAGAGAGACACTGTTTTCCTGTCCAACATGTGGTCAAATATTCACACGCAAAATTTCCCTCAGAGCTCATATGTGGGtgcacacaggtgagaaaccgtTCTCATGCACAGAATGTGGAGTTAAATTCAGCACAGCCAATGGAATGTACAGACATAAAAAATCACATAAAGACGAGGAAACGAATCTGGTTAGTGTGGAGGAAAACTGA
- the LOC103460583 gene encoding zinc finger protein 501-like, with amino-acid sequence MSSVQHLRDFIRERLTAAAEEIFIQVEKTIVRYEEDIKLLETCWNKPQIKTTGTDPDQDEPEPLQIKLEEPELPLPEVGLEELGPTKRNQKEPEPGGITGELTQPEPAQIKDELSEPQRLNVQLSNSQEGQQLVLKEETSVDLLSYQQTEAEPAAEQLYSYYGSESQTQSSEGAVSTVSQSLSHRNTDSSLKCDFCEKVFNYKNNLVQHLRTHTGERPFSCKTCGKSFSKSSNLKVHMRSHTGERPFTCRVCGKALSSNRHLSDHMVTHSSQKPYGCSVCGKTFSHESSFQYHMKGHNGDKPYSCDTCGKRFILSSSLLKHIRTHTGERPFCCSTCGKRFAQSSNLSIHMRIHTGEKPYCCPTCGRSFCRRAGLLRHMETHRTV; translated from the exons ATGTCTTCAGTTCAGCATCTGAGGGATTTTATCAGAGAGAGACTAACTGCTGCTGCGGAGGAAATCTTCATTCAGGTGGAAAAAACCATCGTCCGCTACGAGGAGGACATTAAACTGCTGGAAACCTGCTGGAATAAACCTCAGATAAAGACAACCGGAACTG ATCCAGACCAAGatgaaccagaacctctgcagattAAACTGGAGGAACCAGAACTTCCACTGCCTGAAGTGGGCCTGGAAGAACTTGGACCGACTAAACGAAACCAgaaggaaccagaacctggaggaaTCACAGGAGAACTGacacaaccagaaccagcacaGATTAAAGATGAACTCTCAGAACCACAGCGGCTGAACGTCCAGCTGTCCAACAGCCAGGAGGGACAGCAGCTGGTACTGAAGGAGGAGACGTCTGTGGACCTGCTGAGTTACCAGCAAACCgaagcagaaccagcagctgagcAGCTTTACAGTTATTATGGTTCTGAATCTCAGACCCAGAGTTCAGAAGGAGCCGTCTCCACTGTGTCCCAGAGTCTGTCGCACAGAAACACTGATTCTTCGCTGAAATGCGACTTCTGTGAAAAAGTCTTCAACTACAAAAACAATCTGGTTCAGCATCTCAGGACTCACACAGGCGAGCGGCCATTTTCCTGTAAAACATGCGGGAAGAGCTTCTCCAAAAGCAGCAATCTGAAGGTGCACATGAGATCCCACACAGGCGAGAGGCCTTTCACCTGCAGAGTCTGCGGCAAAGCTTTGAGTTCAAACAGACATCTGTCCGATCACATGGTCACACACTCCAGCCAGAAGCCCTACGGCTGCTCAGTGTGCGGAAAAACGTTTTCTCATGAGAGCTCCTTCCAGTACCACATGAAAGGCCACAACGGCGACAAACCCTATTCTTGTGACACGTGTGGAAAAAGGTTTATTCTCAGTTCCAGCCTGCTGAAGCACATCAGAACCCACACAGGGGAGAGGCCTTTCTGCTGCTCCACATGTGGAAAACGGTTCGCTCAGAGCAGCAACCTGAGCATTCACATGAGAATCCACACGGGAGAGAAACCGTACTGCTGCCCAACATGTGGAAGGAGTTTCTGTCGTAGAGCAGGTCTGCTGAGGCACATGGAGACTCACAGGACCGTCTGA
- the LOC103460582 gene encoding gastrula zinc finger protein XlCGF7.1-like isoform X1: MTSAQHLRDFIRERLTAAAAEIFSEVEKTIICYEEELDAQRRMMGINWKPEIKLIRIGSELQRQSSADLQQHVWKDEKDPMQNLQNGPDETSSLDLEEPEASPVKTERGELCSRQDGEQLQPVSPLQTPRHQGSEPNAEECQNYSSLTCDVCGKTFKSKYNSQVHHRMHLGLKPFVCTICGKGFSQKTHLKGHISVHTGEWPFYCKICGRGCVDRRRLNNHMRTHCGEKSFTCEICGIGFTLLSSLNSHLRKHNRETLFSCPTCGQIFTRKISLRAHMWVHTGEKPFSCTECGVKFSTANGMYRHKKSHKDEETNLVSVEEN, from the exons ATGACTTCCGCTCAGCATCTGAGAGATTTTATCAGAGAGAgactaactgctgctgcagcagaaatctTCTCAGAGGTGGAAAAAACCATCATCTGCTACGAGGAGGAGCTCGATGCTCAGCGCAGGATGATGGGGATCAACTGGAAACCAGAGATCAAACTCATCAGAATCGGTtcggagctgcagagacaaagtTCTG cAGACCTACAGCAACATGTCTGGAAGGATGAGAAGGATCCGATGCAGAACCTCCAAAACGGTCCTGATGAGACCTCCAGTCTGGACCTGGAGGAACCAGAAGCTTCACCGGTTAAAACTGAACGGGGTGAACTCTGCAGCAGACAGGATggagagcagctgcagcctgtCAGCCCTCTGCAGACGCCCCGTCATCAGGGGTCAGAACCAAACGCTGAAGAATGTCAGAACTACTCGTCCTTAACATGTGATGTTTGTGGGAAAACCTTTAAATCCAAGTATAATTCTCAGGTGCATCACAGAATGCACTTGGGTttgaagccatttgtttgtacAATATGTGGAAAAGGCTTCTCtcaaaaaactcatttaaaggGCCACATAAGCGTCCACACAGGTGAGTGGCcgttttattgcaaaatatgtGGCAGAGGTTGTGTTGACCGTCGGCGTCTGAATAATCACATGAGGACCCACTGCGGGGAGAAGTCATTCACCTGTGAAATATGTGGGATCGGCTTCACCCTGCTGAGCTCGTTGAACTCCCACCTGAGGAAACACAACAGAGAGACACTGTTTTCCTGTCCAACATGTGGTCAAATATTCACACGCAAAATTTCCCTCAGAGCTCATATGTGGGtgcacacaggtgagaaaccgtTCTCATGCACAGAATGTGGAGTTAAATTCAGCACAGCCAATGGAATGTACAGACATAAAAAATCACATAAAGACGAGGAAACGAATCTGGTTAGTGTGGAGGAAAACTGA
- the LOC103460580 gene encoding zinc finger protein 391-like — protein sequence MEPWIKEEEEDTTLMEEEKEEIKSSWAKEKQKQTEPSLIEKQENPDTHRIKEEEEKQGLQWIKEEDQETKRSSLEEENEEPTSLWVEEEQKKPETQLTGGQEDLESKWIKEKEEPDSILVVEVKEETDSSSWIKHEQQKLEHFPTGQDQKDGGSSEEGEQLVQEQTVALMETPLQEVSRKSAGEPRTEQRSFHTPTQEGSSSTVLQSQSHADAKNMSLKCEICERAFKKRFNLKEHYKTHTGERPFCCETCGKRFSRFSILKVHKQTHTGERPFSCETCGKTFLRIYNLNLHKKVHSGERPFSCDTCGKSFSRIDNLNLHKKRHADERPLKNQAPERPFSCETCDKSFSRIDHLKAHKNIHTGERPFSCDTCGKTFSHIGNLSIHKKVHTGERPFSCETCGKGFINSSNLNVHRRTHTGERPYSCEVCGKAYFIRNHLNVHQRTHTGERPFSCQICGKGFIENRKLNYHMKRKHRSKK from the coding sequence ATGGAACCATGGAttaaagaggaagaggaggacacAACACTgatggaagaagaaaaggaggaaataaAGTCTTCATGggctaaagaaaaacagaaacaaacagaaccttCACTGATTGAAAAGCAGGAGAACCCAGACACCCATAGGattaaagaagaagaggagaaacaagGATTACAGTGGATTAAAGAGGAAGACCAGGAAACAAAACGCTCAAGTTTGGAAGAGGAAAATGAAGAACCAACATCTTTATGGGTTGAAGAGGAACAGAAGAAACCAGAAACCCAACTTACTGGAGGACAGGAGGATCTAGAATCTAAAtggattaaagaaaaagaagaaccaGATTCAATACTGGTAGTTGAAGTAAAGGAAGAAACAGATTCTTCTTCATGGATTAAACATGAACAGCAGAAACTGGAACATTTTCCAACTGGGCAGGACCAGAAGGACGGCGGCAGCAGTGAGGAGGGAGAGCagcttgtccaggagcagaccGTTGCTTTGATGGAGACTCCTCTTCAGGAAGTCTCCAGGAAAAGTGCTGGAGAACCAAGAACTGAGCAACGGTCATTTCATACACCTACACAGGAAGGAAGCAGCTCCACAGTGTTACAGAGTCAGTCTCATGCTGACGCAAAGaatatgtctttaaaatgtgaaatttgtgAAAGAGCATTTAAGAAAAGGTTTAACTTGAAAGAGCATTACAAAACCCACACTGGGGAGAGGCCTTTTTGTTGTGAAACATGTGGGAAACGTTTTTCtcgattcagtattttaaaagttcacaaaCAAACTCATACAGGTGAGAGACCTTTTTCTTGTGAAACATGTGGGAAAACATTCTTGcgaatttataatttaaatctTCACAAGAAAGTTCACAGTGGTGAGAGGCCTTTTTCCTGTGACACATGTGGAAAATCTTTCTCTCGTATTgataatttaaatttacataaGAAAAGGCATGCAGATGAGAGGCCTTTAAAGAATCAGGCACCTGAGAGGCCTTTCTCTTGTGAAACATGTGACAAAAGTTTCTCTCGAATTGATCATTTAAAAGCTCACAAGAacattcacacaggtgagagaCCTTTTTCTTGTGACACTTGTGGGAAAACTTTTTCTCATATTGGCAATTTAAGTATTCATAAGAAAGTCCATACCGGTGAGAGACCTTTTTCTTGTGAAACGTGTGGGAAAGGCTTTATAAATAGTTCGAACTTGAATGTTCACAGGAGAACTCACACGGGTGAAAGACCTTATTCATGTGAAGTATGTGGGAAAGCCTATTTTATCCGCAATCACTTAAATGTACACCAGAGAACCCACACAGGCGAGAGGCCTTTCTCATGTCAAATATGTGGCAAAGGTTTCATTGAAAATAGGAAACTGAATTATCACATGAAAAGAAAGCACAGAAGTAAGAAATAG
- the LOC103460579 gene encoding zinc finger protein 343-like isoform X2, which produces MSSFQQLRNFIRERLTAAVEEIFIQVEKTIVRYEEDIKLLEKCWKPQIKLTRIDFPKQHVWKEEEALSDQREPEPTDPDYLQCDDDQKNPEGVKEDEEDVDQSEDEPGEPEPPEREDGEINSEFLDIKKDPEEPDPMKIKEDQEKPEPPQLEEKLENPGGLKVKADPEPPQIKVEQEEPEPEPPRSDSEHEKPQLLPILIQSSQQIQQLLSTRETDTFMDLLPSHQPEPDKEQLHHQNPPELQHRFYSGATLDAEQITEECNGSEPPPVQQEKKKLCSCWEAEQFMAAGSQEHGWIGPEPEQFQCENPAEEQQSFIELKTFNSCNSEQMQEEPEPPHLQQQESVRSWEEKLLMASTCQQHGWFQPEPGAGPLHYQNSPDDRHRFMELYGFYSGVTPGQEHYGSEPVQLQQKNPDREQLVALTRPAAEDQNQEGTSSVGSERRSNTDTMKLSKCYVCSAVVKSQSLNQHLKTHPGVKPYVCQRCGERFAQHARLRDHKMTHLVDHLKARQLAGIKSRQKNFFCEICKRGFAELAFLKIHYKAHRWEQPFCETCGKHFTSEYSRKCHLKIHQRKRAKPFYCGLCKKKFACHSTKKSHMKRHKEQEPILYKTWRETSKTTKPVNHRETPSADETLFCRICKILFLYRTSYIAHMKSHKSPANSCRKCGKSFKDKQRLAAHRKSHKKKPAFICRKCGESFKDKSEVGSHMRSCGKLYGCEKCGNRFSSWRGVRCHQEGGRCRGRVQSVK; this is translated from the coding sequence ACTTCCCAAAGCAACATGTCTGGAAGGAAGAGGAAGCTCTCAGTGACCAGAGGGAGCCAGAACCGACAGATCCAGATTATCTGCAGTGTGACGACGACCAGAAGAATCCAGAAGGTGTTAAAGAGGACGAGGAGGATGTAGATCAGTCTGAGGATGAACCGggggaaccagaacctccagagcGTGAAGATGGTGAAATAAATTCAGAGTTTCTGGATATTAAAAAGGATCCGGAAGAACCTGATCCTATGAAGATCAAAGAAGACCAAGAAAAACCAGAACCTCCACAGTTAGAAGAGAAACTAGAGAACCCAGGAGGTTTAAAGGTTAAAGCGGATCCAGAACCTCCACAGATTAAAGTCgaacaggaggaaccagaaccagaacctccacgGTCTGACAGTGAACATGAGAAACCTCAGCTGCTCCCCATCCTGATCCAGAGCAGCCAGCAGATCCAGCAGCTGTTATCGACACGTGAAACCGACACCTTTATGGACCTGTTGCCTTCTCatcaaccagaaccagacaagGAACAGCTTCACCATCAGAACCCTCCAGAACTTCAGCACCGTTTCTACTCAGGTGCAACGCTGGATGCTGAGCAGATCACAGAGGAATGTAATGGATCAGAACCGCCACCTGTccagcaggagaagaagaagctctgcagctgctgggaggCAGAACAGTTTATGGCAGCAGGGTCTCAGGAACACGGCTGGatcggaccagaaccagagcagtttcagtgtgaaaaccctgcagaggagcagcaaagtTTTATCGAGCTTAAAACCTTTAATTCATGCAATTCTGAGCAGATgcaagaggaaccagaacctccacatttgcagcagcaggaatcaGTCAGGAGTTGGGAGGAGAAACTTCTAATGGCCTCAACTTGTCAACAACATGGCTGGTTTCAACCAGAACCAGGCGCTGGTCCGCTTCACTATCAGAACTCGCCAGACGATCGCCACAGATTCATGGAGCTTTACGGTTTCTACTCCGGTGTGACACCAGGTCAGGAACACTACGGATCAGAACCTGTTCAGCTGCAGCAAAAGAACCCAGACCGGGAGCAGCTGGTCGCTCTGACCCGACCTGCAGCcgaggaccagaaccaggaaggaACCAGCTCTGTGGGTTCAGAGCGTCGTTCTAACACAGACACTATGAAGCTCAGTAAATGCTACGTGTGCAGTGCCGTAGTGAAGTCTCAGAGTTTGAATCAGCATCTAAAGACACATCCGGGTGTGAAACCGTATGTTTGCCAGCGCTGTGGAGAACGCTTCGCCCAACACGCTCGCCTGAGGGACCACAAGATGACCCACCTGGTGGACCACCTGAAAGCTCGGCAGCTAGCTGGAATCAAAAGCAGACAGAAGAACTTCTTCTGTGAAATATGCAAACGAGGCTTTGCTGAACTTGCTTTTCTAAAAATTCACTACAAAGCTCACAGGTGGGAGCAGCCATTTTGTGAAACCTgcgggaaacatttcacttctgAATATTCACGCAAGTGTCACCTGAAAATACACCAGAGGAAACGTGCAAAGCCATTTTACTGTGGGTTATGCAAGAAAAAGTTTGCTTGTCATTCAACCAAGAAATCCCACATGAAGAGGCACAAGGAACAGGAGCCAATATTGTATAAAACATGGCGGGAAACGTCCAAAACCACGAAGCCAGTCAACCACCGAGAAACTCCCTCAGCTGATGAGACTTTGTTTTGTAGAATatgcaaaatactttttctttataGGACTTCTTATATTGCCCACATGAAGTCCCACAAAAGCCCGGCCAACAGTTGTCGcaaatgtgggaaaagttttaaagataaaCAGAGGCTGGCAGCTCACAGGAAGTCCCACAAAAAGAAACCAGCCttcatttgtagaaaatgtggggaaagttttaaagataaatCTGAAGTAGGTTCCCACATGAGAAGCTGTGGGAAGCTCTATGGATGTGAGAAATGTGGAAATAGGTTTTCCTCATGGAGGGGAGTCAGGTGCCACCAGGAAGGTGGACGTTGTAGGGGAAGAGTTCAGTCTGtcaagtag